In one window of Aphidius gifuensis isolate YNYX2018 linkage group LG4, ASM1490517v1, whole genome shotgun sequence DNA:
- the LOC122855270 gene encoding protein unc-93 homolog A: MGSLPNLHELSRDKLDSPVHRPAPIGGYGPVRLPPQPPLLAHTNRRARSSGHHHALWHDNDAMLEHMTAYSPISCRSARASVLPCRRRESMTSSAGASSVRRLIAAVRTTPSGPRPPKKIIIRHCAALLLGHMTISAASLPLFPLQAGLFAFNYHLGPLLPATLYATATLTSCFSPIIVQKIGTNLAVIIGHLVTTIFVGTHFYPKWYILLPSYALLGICTSPSIIARTSHVNISATNLNVVCMDIEDPDETRRDCILRRINRALKLAEDMGLAIGCLIAVIVVKMIDSPSTRLAEDEIEYTCGAEYCPEELYFYNETQLSLNLTTGTSKLLISIYLGLGILAFGISCAFLDSRLKEPKNINDKLTIDAHIKSIKQSFQDPKLQLATPLALFVGLEQGFIIGDYTEAYVACALGGALTVALSFLSFALLQGVAGVTLSMLLRHIRRYFVVAVGLAFHTCLLLALVTWRPTGDDPALFNVISAAWGVCNAIWESLIYTLLMGLYPCSWQGPLATSLFWKWLGLFLSFGLHGLVCTRLRVLGLASMLILSVVPYTWLEIKLAKRGKCIGSL; this comes from the exons atgggaTCATTACCAAATCTTCATGAGCTTTCTAGAGATAAATTAGATAGTCCAGTTCATAGACCAGCACCAATTGGTGGCTATGGACCAGTTAGATTACCACCACAACCACCACTACTTGCACATACAAATAGACGAGCTAGAAGTAGTGGTCATCATCATGCATTGTGGCATGATAATGATGCAATGCTTGag CACATGACAGCATACTCACCAATATCATGTCGTTCAGCAAGAGCATCAGTGTTACCATGTCGTCGACGTGAATCAATGACATCATCAGCTGGTGCATCATCAGTACGTAGATTAATTGCTGCTGTTAGAACAACACCATCAGGACCAAGACcacctaaaaaaattataattcgtCATTGTGCTGCATTATTATTAGGACACATGACAATATCAGCAGCATCATTACCATTATTTCCACTTCAAGCTGGGCTATTTGCATTTAATTATCATCTTGGTCCATTATTACCAGCAACACTTTATGCAACAGCAACATTAACATCTTGTTTTTCACCAATAATTGTACAAAAAATTGGCACAAATTTAGCTGTTATTATTGGTCATCTTgtaacaacaatatttgttGGTACACATTTTTATCCAAAgtggtatattttattaccTAGTTATGCATTACTTGGTATTTGTACTAGTCCAAGTATCATTGCAAGAACATCACATGTTAATATTTCAGCAACAAATCTTAATGTTGTTTGTATGGATATTGAAGATCCTGATGAAACAAGAAGAGATTGTATTTTAAGGCGGATTAATAGAGCCTTGAAACTTGCTGAAGATATGGGTCTAGCTATtg gttGCTTGATAGCTGTAATTGTCGTTAAAATGATTGATTCACCATCAACAAGACTTGCCGAGGACGAAATTGAATATACATGTGGTGCTGAATATTGTCctgaagaattatatttttataatgaaacacaattatcattaaatttaacaactgGTACATCAAAGTTATTAATAAGTATTTATCTTGGTCTTGGTATACTTGCATTTGGTATATCATGTGCATTTCTTGATTCACGTTTAAAAGAacctaaaaatattaatgataaattaacaattgatgcacatattaaatcaataaaacaatcaTTTCAAGATCCAAAATTACAATTAGCAACACCACTTGCATTATTTGTTGGTCTTGAACAAGGTTTTATCATTGGTGATTACACTGAG gCATATGTAGCTTGTGCATTGGGTGGAGCATTAACAGTAGCTTTGAGTTTTTTAAGTTTTGCTCTACTCCAAGGAGTTGCTGGTGTGACATTATCAATGCTTCTAAGACACATTAGACGTTATTTTGTGGTTG cagtggGACTTGCCTTTCATACTTGTTTGTTACTTGCACTGGTAACTTGGCGACCAACTGGTGATGATCCAGctttatttaatgttatttcTGCTGCTTGGGGTGTTTGCAATGCCATTTGGGAGTCACTAATTTACA cTCTGTTGATGGGTTTGTATCCATGCAGTTGGCAAGGACCACTTGCAACTTCATTATTTTGGAAATGGCTTGGgctatttttatcatttggtCTTCATGGTCTTGTTTGTACACGTTTACGTGTTCTTGGTTTAGCAAGTATGCTGATATTATCAGTTGTACCATATACATggcttgaaattaaattagctAAACGTGGTAAATGTATTGGATCATTGTGA